The Leishmania braziliensis MHOM/BR/75/M2904 complete genome, chromosome 15 genome has a window encoding:
- a CDS encoding putative ubiquitin hydrolase — MAPTAVGLINEGCTCYLNSLLQLLFHISYFRTAVYRIPVEGDDGPTVYKALQETFFQMQERTTPAHTTVLTNAFGWGRKELYVQHDIQEMATLLRDNLEERMKGTVTEGAINQLFEGRGEQFVETLDKSYVSRRADTYYDVHIPLGQHNTLLGSLTSLTARDQLIGENKYRVEREGMPVVYMDAEKGYSYTRFPPVTWFHLKRFAIDLTSPTLEMRKVNTPLEFPVVLDLRALEKPDAAAAAGGGDAGAKSKIGSAVVPFSNDSPAIYDLQGVIVHRGTARSGHYYCYIREWDPVEQRFCRWLEYDDENVRQVPEDVAVRANYGRSAGAVDNFRHDVSLMGGANAYILSYVRRADAPAILAPSPTDIVSDLVKEAMRRAIQEEEQQLREAEEARLSVTMHCITDAALSKYCGSVSSTELFSRDAKQWRRFADCVITVRKSDTLAAVYEALAAQPEMARQGVTAFNCRLWRCSDGSVLRPSIPLLTHAESEARKDPKLEQQQACLKEFLTAEESNTALTMCLYVDQAKVPLPGLHGLTKECGLIRSVQQDATGRCYTVEMSSPTEAKALHITFDHSDYSATVEYVVTTDKETLPIAMASVTDSGNTATLLLGASRRTVSVMFTCYMPNRRMVAVRNVHLELPLGHPLLQPSSAGSAAALPVLPAVGYDRALIFFKYYDYSSNTVQYVGSRLIDKAAKIYCCGAVYLDFLGLSDDAAPPSSDTIAARQQPPPPSMFRFFLERGDHTPVELNEHLDLEDLKSGCVVVAQLRTIPPSHRHLSVLNYYRDTRNSLDVHIVEVVRSHRANDDAYRQTTMERQRSAVAAAAALSTAANKEPTSTGGLAAVAPTTPSLNSAAPGGESEEAAAASTTGPPQQGNSTAPINSAESVTSDATKANTPSTSSTGGITSSVSPMVTSAVDATGSRAATVANVAVETDPIRIATMLNPYEAVQLSTLHEISVATLPTEHSCRMLFSWNYEAVCTAIGRVVDFDPSRLQLYQCCNTGEPAPEVSPTPSSNRLTVTNLLYLDSYNPTSVLYYERLAEAREQHQNFSVVTATLRDQAGHALHRESYSVNLASITRQGLVRFVCQSVPTWQREADVWGTMQDTLHSPHFTLSFVDSARHVIAAMHEVAMSKTGAEESALEASALRKFEVDIQAAAPLQGMEQRIACCHMNYSTHDRSMSLGQQQQRGAFGQPFLITIGRTTTVRDALDIMLHTTRLPADALNNAEGFGVMMVAGQVYHFENWDEHVHLFWVHTKNTSQYVASLMLNHAKPREKPGSRYVAQHSPQLRISNK; from the coding sequence ATGGCGCCGACCGCAGTGGGGCTCATCAACGAAGGCTGCACTTGCTACCTGAActcgcttctgcagctgctcttccaCATTAGCTATTTCCGCACTGCGGTCTACCGCATCCCTGTCGAGGGTGACGATGGGCCGACGGTGTACAAGGCACTGCAGGAGACCTTCTTCCAGATGCAAGAGCGCACCACGCCGGCGCACACCACCGTGCTGACTAACGCCTTTGGCTGGGGTCGCAAGGAGCTATACGTGCAGCACGACATCCAGGAAATGGCGActctgctgcgcgacaacTTAGAGGAGCGGATGAAGGGCACCGTGACGGAGGGCGCAATCAACCAACTTTTCGAGGGGCGAGGCGAGCAGTTCGTGGAGACGCTAGACAAGTCGTACGTCTCACGCCGCGCCGACACCTACTACGACGTACACATTCCTCTTGGCCAGCACAACACGCTGCTAGGCAGTCTGACCTCACTCACTGCACGCGACCAGCTCATCGGCGAGAACAAGTACCGTGTGGAGCGAGAGGGGATGCCGGTGGTGTACATGGATGCTGAGAAGGGATACAGCTACACTCGCTTCCCTCCCGTGACGTGGTTCCATCTTAAGCGCTTCGCCATAGACTTGACCTCGCCGACACTAGAGATGCGGAAGGTGAATACGCCGCTGGAGTTCCCCGTCGTCCTCGACCTGCGCGCACTGGAGAAGCCggacgccgcagcagctgccggtggcggtgacgcgGGCGCTAAGAGCAAAATAGGCTCCGCTGTTGTCCCTTTCAGTAACGACTCGCCTGCCATTTATGATCTGCAAGGAGTGATTGTGCACCGGGGCACGGCTCGCAGCGGCCACTACTACTGCTACATCCGAGAGTGGGACCCGGTGGAGCAGCGCTTCTGCCGCTGGCTCGAGTATGACGACGAGAACGTACGTCAGGTACCGGAGGATGTCGCGGTGCGCGCGAACTACggccgcagcgctggcgcagtcGACAACTTCCGCCACGACGTGTCGCTCATGGGAGGGGCGAACGCGTACATCCTCTCCTACGTGCGTCGTGCCGATGCGCCGGCGATTCtcgcgccgtcgccgacggACATCGTGTCCGACCTGGTCAAAGAGGCGATGCGGCGTGCCATtcaggaagaagagcaacaacTGCGCGAAGCTGAGGAGGCCCGGCTGTCCGTCACGATGCACTGCATCACTGATGCGGCCCTTAGCAAGTACTGCGGCTCTGTGTCCAGTACCGAGCTCTTCTCTCGTGATGCCAAGCAGTGGCGCCGGTTCGCTGACTGCGTCATAACAGTGCGCAAGTCGGACACGCTGGCAGCCGTGTACGAGGCTCTGGCCGCGCAGCCGGAGATGGCGCGGCAGGGTGTGACGGCCTTCAACTGTCGCCTGTGGCGGTGTAGCGATGGATCGGTGCTGCGGCCGTCTATCCCCCTTCTGACGCACGCGGAAAGCGAGGCGCGCAAGGACCCTaagctggagcagcagcaggcgtgcCTGAAGGAGTTCCTCACCGCAGAGGAGAGCAACACCGCGCTGACAATGTGCCTCTACGTCGATCAGGCGAAGGTGCCCTTGCCAGGTCTGCACGGCCTGACGAAGGAGTGCGGCCTGATCCGCAGCGTCCAGCAGGACGCCACCGGCCGCTGCTACACGGTGGAGATGTCGAGCCCAACGGAGGCGAAGGCACTGCATATCACCTTCGATCACTCTGACTACTCCGCCACGGTCGAGTACGTCGTCACGACCGACAAGGAGACGCTTCCTATCGCAATGGCGAGCGTCACCGACAGTGGCAACACCGCTACTCTGCTGCTGGGCGCGTCGCGACGGACGGTGTCGGTGATGTTCACATGCTACATGCCGAACAGGCGGATGGTGGCTGTGCGCAACGTGCACCTCGAGCTCCCCCTCGGGCACCCCCTCCTGCAGCCGTCTTCTGCGGGATCGGCCGCCGcactgccggtgctgcccGCCGTTGGCTACGACCGCGCCCTCATCTTTTTCAAGTACTACGACTACTCCTCCAACACAGTCCAGTACGTTGGCAGTCGACTCATCGACAAGGCAGCCAAAATCTACTGTTGCGGGGCCGTTTACCTCGACTTCCTCGGCCTCTCGGatgacgcagcgccaccctCATCCGACACCATCGCAGCAaggcagcagccaccaccgccgtcaaTGTTCCGCTTCTTCCTTGAGCGTGGCGACCACACGCCGGTGGAACTCAACGAGCACCTCGACTTGGAGGACCTCAAATCCGGCTGCGTGGtagtggcgcagctgcgaacTATTCCACCTTCGCACCGCCACTTGTCTGTCCTCAACTACTACCGAGACACGCGCAATAGTCTGGACGTGCACATCGTCGAGGTGGTGCGCAGTCACCGAGCTAACGACGACGCGTATCGGCAGACGACgatggagcggcagcgcagcgccgtggccGCGGCCGCAGCGTTGTCCACGGCCGCCAACAAAGAGCCAACGTCGACCGGCGgtctcgctgctgtcgcgccgACAACTCCCTCTCTGAACTCGGCAGCACCGGGCGGAGAGTCagaggaggccgccgccgcctccactactggcccgccgcagcagggcaACTCGACAGCGCCGATCAACAGCGCCGAGTCCGTGACGTCAGATGCCACGAAGGCGAATACGCcaagcaccagcagcactggGGGCATCACTAGCAGCGTGAGTCCAATGGTGACGTCGGCCGTGGATGCCACTGGTAGCAGAGCCGCCACCGTGGCGAACGTCGCGGTGGAGACCGACCCGATTCGTATCGCCACCATGCTGAACCCATACGAGGCAGTGCAGCTCTCCACGCTACACGAGATTTCGGTGGCGACGCTTCCTACGGAGCACTCGTGTCGCATGCTCTTTAGCTGGAACTACGAGGCCGTGTGCACCGCCATCGGCCGCGTCGTCGACTTCGACCCGAGTCGTCTGCAGCTGTACCAGTGCTGCAACACCGGTGAGCCAGCGCCAGAGGTGTCACCGACGCCGTCCAGCAACCGACTCACCGTGACCAACCTCCTCTACCTGGACTCGTACAACCCGACCTCCGTGCTCTACTACGAGCGACTGGCTGAGGCGCGTGAGCAGCATCAGAACTTTAGCGTTGTCACCGCCACACTGCGGGACCAGGCGGGCCACGCACTGCACCGCGAAAGCTACAGCGTCAACCTCGCGAGCATCACCCGCCAGGGCCTTGTGCGGTTCGTTTGCCAGTCTGTGCCGACGTGGCAGCGTGAGGCGGACGTGTGGGGCACCATGCAGGACACCCTTCATTCACCCCACTTCACACTGAGCTTCGTGGACTCAGCGAGGCACGTCATCGCGGCGATGCATGAGGTGGCCATGTCGAAGACCGGCGCCGAGGAGTCTGCGCTGGAAGCGTCGGCACTGCGCAAGTTTGAGGTGGATATTCaagccgcggcgccgctgcaagGGATGGAGCAGCGCATTGCCTGTTGCCACATGAACTACTCGACGCACGACCGCAGTATGTCActggggcagcagcagcagcgcggagcTTTTGGGCAGCCTTTCCTCATTACGATCGGCCGCACCACGACGGTGCGCGATGCGCTCGACATTATGCTGCACACGACCCGCCTGCCCGCGGACGCGCTGAACAATGCCGAGGGCTTCGGTgtgatgatggtggcggGGCAAGTCTACCACTTCGAGAATTGGGATGAGCACGTGCACCTCTTCTGGGTGCACACCAAAAACACGTCCCA
- the MGT1 gene encoding MGT1 magnesium transporter, whose product MSSNASDTVAPASLPAEGVTMTPSDQPVHPGTPNLHTPHSAQRPSTSSELGSNRVPPLPCAQDSATVAMPISSTEVRLSSSHSYTLRPLEIVESIKVLHELHQNGGLTKEEFAQAKQQILDSGSSSASTFKSKPKRSREWRPRGRRHRRRGRNSRSLSTSTGTHPSQDSRTCISSGAGTKSTSHRPSRSSSSSSSSSDRFIVVPRSTVWRTLNDAIEEGLLVHHSTEGHAVRSECNSASPLVYSSLLSSSGGTDVGRGGSEKEKQGESCAGAHRRNGYQEIPSEDPLPSNVGSGAAVPTPALAAASGTKDGVFVSLGSGSVGSATAATGSSVARHIASDGRDKAKYGAFLSRDDGARVVGPTPDMRTALRREDVVRIHYFNSRGGSGNHFSNVELQTSQLRDPIFVHKGQSQVIPAKLRASVSRPGHDEPTMVAMPAQDSQIFQLAEMTLEERRAWEMTTTRSSSTSRRARSSYFEQSFNWYWVDVTGRDPSRQRYNATLRYLTDRFKLCESFLVEREHTLVLPQVCESPIYPGQYLLNLRVATDKISISDDSVMELTNRWIIVVDLKQHVVITLHRVDTHGMANLRAQWKRVIENNNVSFQEFLLKIIDDAIYTYQLSLDVHTALLEKCEAKLFVEKQSVSTPAVSDHYIDKRILRHFAGSSRSPFLHRLLDEKDHSPMTKGEMNSFLHHLHRRTSVQHRMLNVTQIVLAKAFTKLRLCSREMAEQMCSSCIEISDRAMEVRDDAKTLLNLHISLQSFRTTELMAVLTRVTMLFTPVTFLAGVYGMNFQKRFPELTWEYGYPFFWLMCIILVIIMHTFFVREH is encoded by the coding sequence ATGTCATCAAACGCCTCAGACACCGTGGCGCCAGCGTCGTTACCTGCAGAGGGCGTCACTATGACGCCGTCAGATCAGCCGGTCCACCCTGGCACCCCCAACCTCCACACCCCACACTCTGCCCAACGCCCCAGCACGTCGAGCGAGCTGGGCTCCAACCGCGTCCCACCACTGCCATGTGCGCAGGACTCGGCAACAGTCGCGATGCCGATCTCCTCCACTGAGGTTCGCTTGAGCAGTTCACATTCCTACACGCTGCGGCCACTCGAGATTGTGGAGTCGATTAAAGTCTTGCACGAGTTGCACCAGAACGGCGGGCTCACAAAGGAGGAGTTTGCGCAGGCAAAGCAGCAGATTTTGGACTCGGGATCGTCTTCGGCGTCCACATTCAAGAGCAAGCCGAAACGGTCGCGCGAGTGGCGACCGCGtgggcgccgccaccgccgacgcggTCGCAACTCGCGCTCGCTTTCCACGTCTACTGGCACGCACCCGTCCCAAGATTCTCGCACATGCATCTCCTCTGGCGCTGGCACCAAGAGTACGAGCCATCGGCCTAGCCgttcctcctcgtcgtcctcgtcgtcgagcGATCGCTTCATCGTTGTACCGCGCTCCACCGTGTGGCGCACCCTCAACGACGCCATCGAGGAGGGCTTACTCGTCCATCACTCAACAGAGGGCCACGCTGTGCGCAGTGAATGCAACAGTGCGTCGCCGCTGGTGTACTCCTCgttgctgagcagcagcggtggcactgACGTCGGACGTGGCGGcagtgagaaagagaaacagggAGAGTcctgcgctggcgcacacAGGCGAAACGGCTACCAGGAAATTCCCTCTGAAGATCCTCTCCCAAGCAACGTAGGAAGtggagcagcggtgccgacGCCAGCACTAGCCGCCGCATCAGGCACCAAAGACGGCGTCTTCGTGTCCCTCGGCAGCGGTTCTGTCGGCTCCGCGACCGCAGCGacaggcagcagcgtcgcccgCCACATCGCTTCCGACGGCCGCGACAAGGCCAAGTACGGCGCCTTCTTGAGCCGGGACGATGGCGCTCGCGTCGTTGGTCCTACACCGGACATGCGCACGGCACTCCGTAGGGAGGATGTCGTGCGCATTCACTACTTCAATAGCCGCGGCGGCTCCGGCAATCATTTCAGCAACGTCGAGCTGCAGACCTCCCAGCTCCGTGACCCAATCTTCGTTCACAAAGGACAGTCCCAGGTCATTCCAGCCAAGCTGCGTGCCTCCGTCTCCAGACCCGGCCACGATGAGCCGACCATGGTGGCGATGCCGGCCCAAGACTCTCAGATCTTCCAGTTGGCCGAGATGACGCTAGAGGAACGGCGCGCCTGGGagatgacgacgacgcgctCTTCTTCCACATCCCGCAGAGCCAGGTCCTCGTACTTTGAGCAGAGCTTCAACTGGTATTGGGTGGACGTGACGGGCAGAGACCCCAGTCGGCAACGGTACAACGCGACGCTGCGCTACCTAACGGACCGCTTCAAGCTGTGCGAGTCGTTCCTGGTTGAGCGAGAGCACACGCTGGTGTTGCCGCAGGTTTGCGAGTCGCCCATCTACCCTGGCCAGTACCTGCTCAACCTACGCGTGGCAACCGACAAGATCTCCATCTCTGACGACAGCGTGATGGAGCTGACGAATCGATGGATTATTGTGGTTGACCTGAAACAGCACGTCGTCATCACGCTGCACCGCGTCGACACGCATGGCATGGCGAACCTACGCGCACAGTGGAAGAGGGTCATCGAGAACAATAATGTATCCTTCCAGGAGTTTCTCCTGAAGATCATCGACGACGCGATCTACACGTATCAACTCAGCCTCGACGTGCACACGGCACTGCTTGAAAAGTGCGAAGCGAAGCTGTTCGTGGAGAAGCAGTCCGTGTCGACACCGGCGGTGTCGGACCACTACATCGACAAGCGAATTCTGCGCCACTTCGCTGGAAGCTCGCGGTCGCCGTTTCTTCACCGGCTGCTGGACGAGAAGGACCACTCACCGATGACCAAAGGGGAGATGAACAGTTTCCTGCACCACTTGCACCGTCGCACGAGCGTGCAGCACCGGATGCTGAACGTCACCCAGATAGTGCTGGCCAAGGCATTCACAAAGTTGCGGCTGTGCTCGCGGGAGATGGCAGAGCAGATGTGCTCGTCGTGCATCGAGATCAGCGACCGCGCGATGGAGGTGCGGGACGACGCCAAGACGCTGCTGAACCTGCACATCTCTCTGCAGAGCTTCCGCACAACTGAGTTGATGGCCGTGCTGACGCGCGTGACGATGCTCTTTACGCCGGTGACATTCCTGGCTGGCGTGTATGGGATGAACTTTCAAAAGCGCTTCCCGGAGCTGACGTGGGAGTACGGCTACCCATTTTTCTGGCTCATGTGCATCATATTGGTCATCATCATGCACACGTTCTTTGTGCGCGAGCACTGA
- a CDS encoding putative actin-like protein, with the protein GTSDIHSAGSARVYADVERRDAAFVGGSIWASLPAAQALWVTKADYNEVGPMAVVRGCL; encoded by the coding sequence GGCACCAGCGATATCCACAGCGCCGGtagcgcgcgtgtgtacgcGGATGTGGAGCGTCGTGACGCCGCCTTTGTTGGTGGCTCGATTTGGgcatcgctgccggcggcgcaggcgttGTGGGTGACAAAGGCGGACTACAACGAGGTGGGGCccatggcggtggtgcgcggcTGCCTTTAG
- a CDS encoding putative cAMP specific phosphodiesterase: MRKQCRTMASLTAKQTSEIGTTTKPDGSNHLLEALTLCHSILGRYRRCGVQLSDTEASAFANLRNHFSSISGGAADAAGAVRATQNASHHRELQEYAQLSQRCLTLQHPLSHIISTINDEFSKIVGFPVRTHYVNINDAVLCDPVHDTVATMDASAPIGRCAQTKKTVTLFNTAYIPLCYNNRIVGCMEVEGSVMDTTTPQFGYALQVAALTIHNAISIDQLRWETRKAEAMVNMATRLARDTLEESVLVQSIINTAKTLTESDRCSIFLVKADGSLKAHFEDGNVVVVPAGTGIAGYVAESGAVVNIPNAYEDERFNRSVDKVTGYHTRTILCLPIAFEGTIVAVAQLINKLDMVTESGQRLPRVFGQRDEELFETFSMFAAASLRNCRINETLLAEKKKGDAILDVVTVLSNTDIRDVNSIVRHVLHGAKKLLNADRSSMFLLDKERNELYSKMADSTNEIRFPCGQGIAGTVAESGVGENIMDAYADSRFNSAVDRQLGYRTQSILCEPIMLNGEVLAVVQLVNKLNDDGSVSCFTSVDRETFQVFSLFAGISINNSHLLEFAVNAGREAMNLGLHRNSVSALRGLKGVNVIEVTPEEREAVMSIDFGSAYDFASPNFNLFEVRERCSEPMDAAAGVAYNLLWNTGLPEKFGCREQTLLNFILQCRRRYRRVPYHNFYHVVDVCQTLHTYLYIGKASEFLMELDCYVLLITALVHDLDHMGVNNSFYLKTDSPLGILSSASGNNSVLEVHHCSLAIEILSDPTADVFEGLGGDDVAYAYRSLIDCVLATDMAKHSDELKSFLEVVTGGFDMENEAHRRLVMQTLIKAGDVSNVTKPFETSRMWAMAVTEEFYRQGDMEKEKGVEVLPMFDRSKNTELARGQIGFIDFVAGKFFRDIVGSFFHGMQWCVDTVTSNRAKWQDILDGRRVSAVSVGV; encoded by the coding sequence ATGAGAAAGCAGTGCCGCACCATGGCATCTCTTACGGCTAAGCAAACGTCAGAGATCGGCACAACCACCAAGCCAGACGGTAGCAATCATCTCCTCGAGGCACTCACGCTGTGCCATTCCATTCTGGGTCGCTACAGGCGCTGCGGGGTGCAGCTCAGCGACACAGAGGCTTCCGCCTTCGCCAATTTACGAAACCATTTCTCTAGCATAagtggcggcgcggcagacgctgcaggtgcggTGCGCGCCACCCAAAATGCATCGCATCATCGAGAACTACAAGAGTACGCTCAGCtgtcgcagcgctgcctgACTCTCCagcaccccctctcccacatAATCTCAACCATCAATGACGAATTCTCCAAAATTGTGGGCTTTCCCGTGCGCACCCACTACGTAAACATAAACGACGCAGTGCTGTGCGACCCGGTGCAcgacaccgtcgccaccatGGACGCGTCCGCGCCCATCGGCAGGTGTGCGCAGACGAAGAAGACCGTGACCCTCTTCAACACTGCCTATATTCCCCTATGCTACAACAACCGCATCGTCGGCTGCATGGAGGTGGAGGGTAGCGTAATGGACACAACAACGCCGCAATTTGGATACGCACTTCAGGTAGCGGCGCTGACGATACACAACGCCATCTCCATTGATCAGCTGCGATGGGAAACGCGGAAGGCGGAGGCCATGGTAAACATGGCGACACGGCTTGCGCGCGACACGCTGGAGGAGTCGGTGCTGGTGCAGTCCATCATCAACACGGCGAAGACGCTGACGGAGAGCGACCGGTGCAGCATTTTCCTGGTGAAGGCGGACGGCAGTCTGAAGGCGCACTTTGAGGACGGCAACGTTGTGGTGGTGCCTGCTGGGACAGGCATCGCAGGCTACGTTGCGGAGTCGGGTGCTGTGGTGAACATCCCGAACGCGTACGAGGACGAGCGGTTCAACCGGTCTGTGGACAAGGTGACTGGCTACCATACACGCACGATTCTGTGCCTGCCGATCGCGTTCGAGGGCACGATCGTTGCCGTTGCTCAGCTGATCAACAAGCTGGACATGGTGACAGAGAgcgggcagcggctgccacgGGTGTTTGGACAGCGCGACGAGGAGCTGTTTGAGACGTTCTCCATGTTTGctgccgcgtcgctgcgcaaCTGCCGCATCAacgagacgctgctggcggagaagaagaagggcgacGCGATCCTGGACGTTGTGACGGTGCTGTCGAACACGGACATCCGCGACGTGAACAGCATTGTGCGGCACGTGCTGCACGGTGCGAAGAAGCTGCTGAACGCGGATCGGTCTTCGATGTTTCTGCTGGATAAGGAGCGCAACGAGCTATACAGCAAGATGGCCGACAGCACGAACGAGATCCGATTTCCGTGCGGGCAAGGCATTGCCGGCACTGTTGCCGAGTCCGGCGTTGGTGAGAACATCATGGATGCGTACGCCGACTCGCGCTTCAACAGCGCTGTGGACCGGCAGCTGGGCTACCGTACTCAGTCCATTCTGTGCGAGCCAATCATGCTGAATGGCGAGGTGCTTGCCGTGGTGCAGCTCGTTAACAAGCTCAACGACGATGGTAGTGTGTCCTGCTTCACATCCGTGGATCGGGAAACGTTCCAGGTGTTCTCACTGTTTGCCGGTATCTCGATCAACAACAGCCATCTACTGGAGTTCGCCGTGAACGCAGGCCGTGAGGCAATGAACTTGGGCCTGCATCGCAACAGCGTTTCAGCGCTTCGTGGTCTAAAGGGAGTGAATGTGATTGAAGTGACGCCGGAGGAGCGTGAGGCGGTGATGTCGATCGACTTCGGGAGTGCATATGACTTCGCTTCGCCGAACTTCAACCTGTTTGAAGTGCGCGAGAGGTGCAGCGAGCCAATGGATGCGGCTGCCGGTGTTGCGTACAATCTGCTGTGGAACACTGGCCTGCCGGAGAAGTTTGGCTGCCGTgagcagacgctgctgaacttcatcctgcagtgccgccgtAGGTACCGTCGTGTGCCGTACCACAACTTCTACCACGTCGTGGATGTGTGCCAGACGCTGCACACATACCTGTACATTGGCAAGGCGTCGGAGTTCCTGATGGAGCTGGATTGCTACGTGCTGCTCATAACTGCACTGGTGCACGACCTCGACCACATGGGTGTGAACAACAGCTTCTACCTGAAGACGGACTCGCCGCTGGGTATTCTGTCCAGCGCGAGCGGGAACAACTCCGTGCTGGAGGTGCATCACTGCAGCCTCGCCATCGAAATACTGTCCGACCCCACCGCGGACGTGTTCGAGGGGCTGGGCGGGGACGACGTCGCGTACGCGTACCGCTCCCTGATTGACTGTGTGCTGGCCACTGATATGGCAAAGCACAGTGACGAGCTAAAGAGCTTCCTTGAGGTGGTGACGGGCGGGTTTGATATGGAGAATGAGGCCCATCGTCGCCTGGTGATGCAGACGCTGATTAAGGCCGGTGACGTGTCGAATGTGACGAAGCCGTTTGAGACGTCGCGCATGTGGGCGATGGCTGTGACGGAGGAATTCTACCGCCAGGGTGAcatggagaaagagaagggcgtGGAGGTGTTGCCGATGTTTGACCGGTCGAAGAACACCGAGCTGGCACGTGGGCAGATTGGCTTCATCGACTTTGTAGCTGGCAAGTTCTTCCGGGACATTGTGGGCAGCTTCTTTCATGGAATGCAGTGGTGTGTTGACACGGTAACCTCCAACCGTGCGAAGTGGCAAGATATCCTGGACGGCCGCCGCGTGTCGGCGGTATCTGTAGGAGTTTAA